The genomic interval GAAAAAGTGAACTTGAGATATATATTGAAGAAATCGAGAAGGTAAATCCTAATCCTGTTGAAGAGCAAGAACTGGAAGAAAAATATAAAGTAGCATTAAATTTACAGCAAAATATTCAAAATTACAATGAGTTATTAAATATGTGCGAAAATGTAAGTTCGGAAATATGGGCCATGAAAAAAGTTTCTCCAGATAAATTTATGGCCCAAATTGATGCTGCTTTTGATATAATTGAGACTATGAAACTTGATATTCAACGTGAATTATCGAATATTGAAGAATATGATGTAAGTGAAATTGAAGAAAAAATTTGGGACTACAATTCTCTCAAAAGAAAATATGGTCCAACAATTGAAGATGTACTTCGAAATTACGAACAATTCAAAAAACAATTTAATGAAATAACATCTAAAATAGAACTTTTGGAAAATTCAAACGAAAAGGTGCAAAAATTTAAAAGGAGACTTGAAGATTTGGGAGCAATGCTTACAAAAAGAAGAAAAGAAACAGCAAGTATTATTTTGAACACTTTTATAAAACATGCTAGAGATTTAAATTTAAATGCAGACCTTGACATAGTTTTTGAAAATTCACAGATGACTTCAAGAGGCTTTGACAAAGTTGAAATTGTAGGGAGAATGATAAAAAATGAACCTTTAAAACCTATTCGCAATATAGCTTCTGGTGGAGAACTTTCGAGGTTAATGCTAGCACTCGAATTATCTATAGCTTCTGGTGGAGTGTTGATTTTTGATGAAATTGATGCCGGTATAAGTGGAGAAACTGGTAATAAATTAGCTGAAAAGTTAAAAGAGGTATCAAAGAAGTATCAAGTTATTGTTGTAACACATTTACCTCAAATTGCTGTTAGAGCAGACAAACATTTTGTTGTTACAAGAGAAGAAGAAGTTGGTATTGTAAAAGAGTTAAGTGAAAAAGAGAAAATAAAAGAATTGAAAAGAATGGTGGGTTCTGAAGATGTTTTGTCATTTATTGACAAAGTTGAATAATTGGGGGTGAAAAAATGAAAAAGTTACTTTTAAGTTTATTTGTTTTAGTTTCTTTAGTTTCATTTTCCTGGAGTGGACATGAAGCTTTGACTTATTATTTGATCCAAGATTTACCAAATGCGAGTACTTTAGTTGAAATTACTCCATACAATTATGTGGAAGACAGGGTATATAATCAAGATTTTCTCGTTCTTGAGGATGTAGCTGGTCAAAGAAAATTTTTTGAACCACTTGGTGACGGAGTATTTCCTCCAGATCCAACACCGATGAATAATAAATTACCAGTATGGCAGATTTTGACAATATATTCTCCAGAACCTGACAACGGAATGGATGAGGGCCTCAATTTAGATCCTTTACAAGTTTTAATAGGTAACAGTCAAGGTGTAAGACATATGAGATATAGAATAGGGATTTTGAGTGCTTTTCAAGGGGATAAATCATTTTTGTATTTTGTAAACATGTCAAAAATCGCATTTGAAAATGGAGATAGATATTGGGGATACAGGTTTTTAGCTAGAGCTTTGCATTATATAGAAGATTTATCTCAACCATATCATAATGCTCCTGGAGAATTAGGAGAGATGATTTGGGCTGCAATGAATAAAAACATGAGTACTATATTGGGTAATGCTCATTATTTTCTTGACGATTATCTTGTTTATCTCTTATATTATTCAGATAATGCTGCAAGAGAAACTATTCTTGGAGCAAAACCTTTATTTTTTGACACTTACGAAGAATATGTTCAAAGTGTAATGGATTATACTTTAGCTAAATTTCCAATTGTGCACAGAGAGGTTAAAAGAATTTTTGGTGAAGATACGTTATTACAAAGGATAAAGATAGATGATATGAAAGAAAGAGATAAAGATGGAGAATTTGCAGTGTTAAAATCAGAGATATTAAGTATTCTTTCATATTCATCATCTGTGATAAAAGGTTTCCTTTTGGATTTTTTAAAAGATGTAGGCGAAATTGATTAGCTGTTTATAAGTTTTTCAAATTCTTCTTCATTTAAAATTTTAATACCTAATTGCCTGGCTTTATCAAGCTTAGAGCCAGGCTTTTCTCCAACGATTAAATAATCAGTCTTTGATGTTACGGAATTAGTAACTTTTCCTCCTAGTTGTTCGATTAGTTCCTTTGCTTCTTCCCTGGTATATTTTTTCAAGGTCCCTGTAATTACAAATGTAAGATTTTTCAATTTATTACCTTTTTTTACTACTTTTGATTCAAGATTTATACCTGCTTTTTTGAGTTTTTTGATAATTTCTTTTGTTTTTTCGTTTTGAAAGTAATCTATTATACTTTTTGCAACTTCGGGACCTATTCCATCAATTGAAGTTAATTTTTCATAAGTAGCATTTGCAAGATCATCAATATTTTTAAAATGCTCCGTTAATATTTTTGCTGTTTTTTCACCTACCATTGGTATACCAAGACCTACAATTACCTTATGTAAAGGAGTTTTTTTAGCTTTCTCAATTTGTTTTAAAATATTTGCAATTGTTTTTTGCCCTACACCACTTATTTGTGCAAGATCAAACGGAGTAAGATAAAAAATATCAGCAATATCATTTATGATTTTTGCATCAACAAATTTATCAACGAGTTTTTCTCCAATTCCAGAAATATCAAATGCTGACCTTGAAACAAAAATTTCAAGGTGTCGTTTTAGTTTTTGTGGACAGTGGGGGTTTAAACAGCGAAGTGCTACTTCCATTTCTGATAATTTTCCAACAGGGCCTCCGCAAACTGGACATTTCTTAGGAGGTTGTACCTCTTTTTCATTTCCAGTTCTTAATTCTTTTATAACACTTATTACTTGAGGAATTATTCCTCCAGCCTTTTCGATATATACAAAATCCCCAATTTTTATATCTTTTTCCTTAATATAATCAAAATTGTGTAATGATGCCCTTTTAACAATGGTACCTTCAAGAGTAACTGGTTCAAGAATAGCAACAGGAGTTATTGTTCCAGTTCTTCCAACGTTAAATTCCACATTAAGTAGTTTTGTTTTTGCTTTGATAGCTGGAAATTTAAACGCAATTGCCCATCTTGGAGCTTTTGCAGTTTCACCTAATACTTTATAGTAATCAAAATTGTTTACTTTTACGACAACGCCATCAGCCCAATAACCAAGTTTAGTACGTTGCTGAATCATTTCTTTCCAATATTCAATTACACATTCAATGTTATTACATAATTTTGAAAGTGGGTTAACCTTTAATCCTAGTTCTTTTAGGAATTTTAATGCTTCCCACTGAGTTTTTAAACCGTATTTTTCAGGTTCAACAATGTAATAAATGAATGAATCTAACTTTCTTTTTGCAACTATTGATGAATCGAGCTGCCTTAAAGTTCCAGCTGTGGCATTTCTTGGATTAGCAAATGGTTGGAGCCCTTCTTCTTCTCTTTGAATGTTGTAACGTTTAAATTCATCAACTGGCATGAAAATTTCTCCCCTGACCTCTATAGTCAATGGTTTAAATAATCTTAGAGGAATAGATTTTATTTTTTTCACATTTTCGGAGATATCATCTCCTTCAATTCCGTTACCTCTACTTAAAGCTAATGCAAATTTACCTTCTTCATATCTTATTGCAACAGAAACACCGTCGATTTTTAATTCACATACATATTCAACTTCAGGAACATTTAAAAGTTTTTTGACTCTTCTGTCAAATTCTTTTATTTCTTCCTCATTATATGTATTATCAAGACTGAGCATAGGGATGGAATGAGGGAGTGTTCTGAAACCAGAAATTAAACCTCCTCCCACTTTTTGTGTGGGAGAATTTGGTGACATAAATTCAGGGTACTTCTTTTCAAGTTCAGTTAACCGTTTCATTAATTTATCATATTCTTCATCGCTGATTACAGGATCTGCAAGTACATAGTATCTATAATTGTGATATTCAATTTTTCTACGTAGTTCTTCAATTTCTTTTTTTATTTTTTCTTTATCCATATTACCACCTCTAAAAAAATAAATATAACTTGCAAAGATTTTGGTTATATGTTAAAATATTTTTGGAAAAATATTTAAAAATGGAGGTGTAAACGTGCTTTATTTTCTTGCAACGTTAGGAGTAATATTTTTAGTGATATTGGGTATTCTATTTTTTCCGTTTCTCTCACCTATTCTTGCTGTAATATTGGGTGTTTTGCTTGTGGTCTTAATTTTTGTTGGATTAGTAACAATAGTGCTTCCAGTTGTAATTGTTCTTCTTATTATCTCACTAATTGCTAAAGGAGTTGAATATTTAAGAAATAAACATTAATTAATATTGCTTTTATTTTCTTCTTCATTATATATTTCAAAATCAATTTGCATTCTTGTTTTATCGGCTTTAATTACTTTTGCCTTTAATTTATCGCCTATTTTATATATTTTTCCTTTTCTTTCGCCAATTAAAATACTTTTTTCTTCGTTATATATGTAGTAATCATTCATTGTAGAGACATGGATTAATCCTGAAATATATTTGTCGATAATTTCTACGAATAACCCAAATTTTGTTACCGAGGTTACCACTACGTCGAAAACATCCCCAATATGCCTTGAAATATAGTCTATTTTTTTCAGGGCTGTATAATCCCATTCTGCTTCATCGGCTGTTCTTTCTCTTTTACTACTATGTACAGCTATCTTAGTTAGTTTTTTGTTTAATTCTTTTATTTTCTTTTTGGTTAACTTTCCATTAGTCTTAAGAAAGTTTCTTATCAGTCTGTGAACAACAAGATCAGGATACCTTCTAATTGGTGAAGTAAAGTGTGTATAGGCGTATGATGCAAGCCCAAAATGCCCTATATTAGTTGAAGAATAAACCGCTCTTTTCATGGATCTAACTAATAATCTTTCGATACTACTTCTTAGAGGATGTCCTTCTGTCTTTTCCAACAGTTCTTGTAGTAATTTTGGTTGTATTTTTTTAGGTAACTTAAAGTTTATTCCAAGTGCAGAGAGATAATTTTTGAGTTGTAATATAGTATCGGGATCTGGCTGTTCATGAACTCTGTATACAAACGGTAAATCGAAATTGTTGAAAATTTCCGCAATAGTTTCATTTGCTTTTATCATAAATTCTTCAATTATAACTTCGGCTTCCCCTCTGTATCTTGGAATTATATCTATAGTATGTCCTTTTTCATCAAGTATTATTTTGACTTCGCCGCCTTCTATATCTAAGATAGCACCTCTTTTTCTTCTTGCATTCCTTAAAATGTCTTTCAATTCCTTCATCAAAAACAATTGTTCTTTTAAATCACCAATTTTTCTGTATGCTTCTTTATCCCCCGAAAATAAAGCATTAACATCATCATATATAAGTCTTCTATAACTTCTAATAACTCCTGGAGTTACTTCAAAATCGACTACTTCTCCTTCTTTATTTAATTCCATTAAAAGAGACATTACAAGACGATCTTCACCCTGGACAAGACTGCAAATTCCATGTGAAAGTTTAAATGGAAGCATTGGTATCACTCTATCAACAAGGTATACGCTAGTACCTCTTTTAAAAGCTTCTTTGTCAAGTTCTGTACCTTCTTTTACATAATACGAAACATCGGCAATATGAACCCCAAGAAGGTAATTTCCGTTTTGTAATTTTTTCACATTTACTGCATCATCAAAGTCTTTTGCATCTGCCCCATCTATAGTAACTATAATTTCATTTCTAAAATCTCTTCTTCCTTTTAAGTCTTTTGGAGTCACCTTTTCTGGTATTTTTGCAACTTCTTTTAAAACTTTTTCTGGAAATTCGACTGGTAAATCATGTTTTACTACAATAGTTGGGAAATCAGTTGAAGGATCGTCAGAATATCCTAAAACTTCAATCACTTTTGCAACGGGATTTCTTGTTGGTGATGGATACTTTACTATTTCAGCGACAACCTTTACACCTGGTTTTGCATTGTTAAAATATTCAACAGGAACGTAAAAGTCGTATTGGATTTTTGGATCATCTGGGATTATGAATGCAAACCTTCCACGGGGTTGAAAAGTTCCAACTATTTTTTTGAGTCCTCTCTCAATGACCTTTATAACTTTTCCTTCTGGAAGATCATACCATTTTCCAATGATCTCAACTAGAACTTTATCTTTGTGCAAAGCATTTCCAAGTTTTTCAGCTGGTATAGCTATTTCATCTCCTGATTCTGTCCATACAAACGCAAGAGTACCATTTCTTGTAAGTTCAAGGGTACCTATAGCAAGATTATCTTTTAAAGGTCTATATTTTCCTTTACTATCTTTATATATTTTACCTTCAGAAATTAGTTCTAAAAGGATCTTTCTTAATTTCTGTTTTTCTTGTTTTGTTCTAAGATTAAAAATTTTATATAGTTCTTTTAAGACTTTTGGGGTGTAAGTTTTAGAGGTTAATTTTTTTTCGACAATTTTTTTATTTAACATATTAATCACTCCTTTAAAATAATTGAGACATAAAACGGTGTAAGATTTTCGTCAGGGTAAAAAAGCGCTCCGTATCCATCCCATAAGTATTTTACCTTAAAATTTTCCAATTTGTCTCGTATATCTATTATTTTTCCACCTTTTTCCTCAACTAACCATTTTACATTCATGGTATTTTCTTCATAGGTTACGGTACAAGTTGAGTAAACTAATAAACCTTTTTGTTTCAATAATGTCCAAATATTTGTTAATATTTCCTTTTGGAGGGATGAAAGAAATTTTATGTTTTTTGGCGATTGCCTTCTTAAAACTTCTGGATTTCTTCTGGCTGTTCCAAGACTACTACAAGGGGCATCAACTAATATTTTATCAAACTTGAAATCGAAGTTTAATTTTCTTGCATCTTTTATAGTGAATTTTTCTGCTCTGAGATTAAGACGTTTGAATTGATTTCTAACTAATTCTATTCTTGATGCATCAATATCATTTACGTATAATTTCACGTCAGAAAGCTCCAGAATTTCTGTTGCTTTTCCACCTGGTGCACTACAAGCGTCGAGAATAAATTCGTCTTTATTAAAATCTATCAAAAGAGGAATCAATTGTGATGATTCACTTTGATATGTAATATCCCCTTTGATGTATTCTTTTAATTCCCAAGGGGAAATATTAAAGGTTTCGAAAATTATTCCAATTGGAGAATGTGCAGTATATTTTATATTTTCAAGATTCAACTGTTCTCTTGTTAATTTTCGTTTATTAACTCGTGCACTAGTTTTTATTGGAATAAGATTGTATTCAAGCATTGAATAAAGGTAATCATTTGGAAGAAACTTTTTCCAATATTCTAATAACCATTTTGGAACGGAATATTTTAAATATAATTCTTTTGGATGTTCAAGGTAAGGAATCTTTGTTATGTTTCTTAGAATTGCATTTACCAATTTTCTGAATGATTGCTTTTCAACAAGATTAACTGTTTCGTTTACTACAGCATAATTTGGAATGTTAGTGAATAAAATCAAATATGCACCAATTCTTAGAATTGTTCTAATTGAAGGAGGAATATCCTTCTTTCTTAAAAATTTATTTACAACCCAATCAAGATATTCCTGTCTTCTTAGAACTCCATATACTAAATCTTTAAAAAAAGCTTTCTCCTCAACATAGGAGAAAGCTTCATAAAAATCTTTTGAAAACATACCTGCTTTAAATTTCTTTCGAAGTAACCGATACGCAATTAAAAGATCATTCAATCTCTGTTACCTCCTATAAGACCAGCCAGGAAAATCATTCTTAGTAATTGTAAAATAGCCATTAATGTTCCAGCTACGTATGTCATTGCAGCTGCGGTTAAGACCTGTTTGACACCTTCAAGTTCTTTTGGCGGCATCATTAAATTCGAAGCTAATATTTTAACAGCTTTGTTACTTGCATCAAATTCAACTGGAAGTGTAATTAAAGAAAATATAACTGCAAAGGAGAATAAAATTATTCCTAATCTAATAAGTGCAATGTTGAAAAATAGAAAACCTACTATAAAAAGTATCCATGAAAGATTAGATGTTATTGAAACAACGGGGGCTATTCCATTTCTAATTACCAAAGGAATGTAACCTTTTGCATGTTGTATAGCATGTCCAATTTCGTGAGCAACAACTCCCAGTGAAGCAACAGAATCGGAACTGTATGTTGCACTTGAAAGTCTCACAACTTTATTTCTGGGATCGTAATGATCAGTAAGTTTTCCAGGAATTCTTTCAATTGTCACGTCGTAGATACCTGCTGATTCTAGCATAAATTTAGCTAGTTCAGCTCCGCTCATATTTAGAGAAGATTTTATTTTGGAATATTTGTTAAATTTTTCCTGAATATAAGCTTGTGTAATAAGGGCAACTATAAGTCCAGGAATTAATATGATAAAACTTGGATCAAAGAAGAACACATGTTTCACCTCCGAATTTATCCTTTTGAAATAGTATATCCTATACCTCGTATAGTTTTTATTAAATTTGGATCAAGTTTTTTTCTTAAGTAATTTATATACACTTCTACCGTATTAGGGGTACCGTAATAATCAAGTCCCCAAACGGCATTAAGAATTTCTTCTTTTGAAACAACTCTTCCGAGATTTTTTACAAGATACGAAAGAAGTTCAAATTCAGTTTTACTTAATTGAACTTCTCTTCCCTTATATTTGACTGTTCTAGAATTAAAATCGATCGATAAATCGCCAATTATCATTTCCTGTTCAAATTCTATTTTTTTTCTTCTCAGTAGAGCCTTGACTCTTGCAAGAAGTTCTTCAAAATCAAATGGTTTAACAACATAGTCATCAGCTCCACTTTCAAGTCCTTCGACTTTATTTTTAGTTTCTCCTAGAGCAGTAAGCATAATGATGCCAGCATCAGGATCAATTTTTCTTATTTTCTTTGCAACTTCGGTTCCGTCAATATCAGGTAACATTATATCAAGAATAACTACGTCAGGTTTAAATTCCTCGTACATGAATATTGCATCTTCTCCATATTCTGTTGTTTGGACTTCAAATTTTTCGTGTGTAAATTCTAATTCAAGAAGCCTTCTTAATTTGCTATCATCTTCAACTATCAATACTTTCATTTTGTCTCATCACCTCAAATAATATAATTCCAGCACTTACAGACACATTTAACGATTCAACATGATTTTTCATGGGAATTGAAATAAAGTCATCGCATTTTTCTTTAATTAATCTTCTTATTCCAGCTCCTTCATTCCCAAGTACAACTGCAATTGGTTTTTTTAAGTCAATCTCGTAATATTTTTTTCCATGCATGTCAGCACCATATATCCAAATACCATATTTTTT from Thermosipho atlanticus DSM 15807 carries:
- the ligA gene encoding NAD-dependent DNA ligase LigA is translated as MDKEKIKKEIEELRRKIEYHNYRYYVLADPVISDEEYDKLMKRLTELEKKYPEFMSPNSPTQKVGGGLISGFRTLPHSIPMLSLDNTYNEEEIKEFDRRVKKLLNVPEVEYVCELKIDGVSVAIRYEEGKFALALSRGNGIEGDDISENVKKIKSIPLRLFKPLTIEVRGEIFMPVDEFKRYNIQREEEGLQPFANPRNATAGTLRQLDSSIVAKRKLDSFIYYIVEPEKYGLKTQWEALKFLKELGLKVNPLSKLCNNIECVIEYWKEMIQQRTKLGYWADGVVVKVNNFDYYKVLGETAKAPRWAIAFKFPAIKAKTKLLNVEFNVGRTGTITPVAILEPVTLEGTIVKRASLHNFDYIKEKDIKIGDFVYIEKAGGIIPQVISVIKELRTGNEKEVQPPKKCPVCGGPVGKLSEMEVALRCLNPHCPQKLKRHLEIFVSRSAFDISGIGEKLVDKFVDAKIINDIADIFYLTPFDLAQISGVGQKTIANILKQIEKAKKTPLHKVIVGLGIPMVGEKTAKILTEHFKNIDDLANATYEKLTSIDGIGPEVAKSIIDYFQNEKTKEIIKKLKKAGINLESKVVKKGNKLKNLTFVITGTLKKYTREEAKELIEQLGGKVTNSVTSKTDYLIVGEKPGSKLDKARQLGIKILNEEEFEKLINS
- a CDS encoding phospholipase C/P1 nuclease family protein; translated protein: MKKLLLSLFVLVSLVSFSWSGHEALTYYLIQDLPNASTLVEITPYNYVEDRVYNQDFLVLEDVAGQRKFFEPLGDGVFPPDPTPMNNKLPVWQILTIYSPEPDNGMDEGLNLDPLQVLIGNSQGVRHMRYRIGILSAFQGDKSFLYFVNMSKIAFENGDRYWGYRFLARALHYIEDLSQPYHNAPGELGEMIWAAMNKNMSTILGNAHYFLDDYLVYLLYYSDNAARETILGAKPLFFDTYEEYVQSVMDYTLAKFPIVHREVKRIFGEDTLLQRIKIDDMKERDKDGEFAVLKSEILSILSYSSSVIKGFLLDFLKDVGEID
- the rnr gene encoding ribonuclease R; translation: MNMLNKKIVEKKLTSKTYTPKVLKELYKIFNLRTKQEKQKLRKILLELISEGKIYKDSKGKYRPLKDNLAIGTLELTRNGTLAFVWTESGDEIAIPAEKLGNALHKDKVLVEIIGKWYDLPEGKVIKVIERGLKKIVGTFQPRGRFAFIIPDDPKIQYDFYVPVEYFNNAKPGVKVVAEIVKYPSPTRNPVAKVIEVLGYSDDPSTDFPTIVVKHDLPVEFPEKVLKEVAKIPEKVTPKDLKGRRDFRNEIIVTIDGADAKDFDDAVNVKKLQNGNYLLGVHIADVSYYVKEGTELDKEAFKRGTSVYLVDRVIPMLPFKLSHGICSLVQGEDRLVMSLLMELNKEGEVVDFEVTPGVIRSYRRLIYDDVNALFSGDKEAYRKIGDLKEQLFLMKELKDILRNARRKRGAILDIEGGEVKIILDEKGHTIDIIPRYRGEAEVIIEEFMIKANETIAEIFNNFDLPFVYRVHEQPDPDTILQLKNYLSALGINFKLPKKIQPKLLQELLEKTEGHPLRSSIERLLVRSMKRAVYSSTNIGHFGLASYAYTHFTSPIRRYPDLVVHRLIRNFLKTNGKLTKKKIKELNKKLTKIAVHSSKRERTADEAEWDYTALKKIDYISRHIGDVFDVVVTSVTKFGLFVEIIDKYISGLIHVSTMNDYYIYNEEKSILIGERKGKIYKIGDKLKAKVIKADKTRMQIDFEIYNEEENKSNIN
- a CDS encoding response regulator transcription factor; this encodes MKVLIVEDDSKLRRLLELEFTHEKFEVQTTEYGEDAIFMYEEFKPDVVILDIMLPDIDGTEVAKKIRKIDPDAGIIMLTALGETKNKVEGLESGADDYVVKPFDFEELLARVKALLRRKKIEFEQEMIIGDLSIDFNSRTVKYKGREVQLSKTEFELLSYLVKNLGRVVSKEEILNAVWGLDYYGTPNTVEVYINYLRKKLDPNLIKTIRGIGYTISKG
- a CDS encoding AAA family ATPase, producing MTNGMIISIHLNDYLYFKNVDVYFDKGLNVFTGETGAGKSLLLDVLGILLGLTSGRVDNYNADVVVELPQDYPDYEINSGENIFSITKKNGRTIFKVNGRVFPKNIVSEILNNIISMHRQNSHLKFLESNFLISVLDEVAQNYNLLSKFSKLYSQYKSLLLLLKSENLEELKRRKSELEIYIEEIEKVNPNPVEEQELEEKYKVALNLQQNIQNYNELLNMCENVSSEIWAMKKVSPDKFMAQIDAAFDIIETMKLDIQRELSNIEEYDVSEIEEKIWDYNSLKRKYGPTIEDVLRNYEQFKKQFNEITSKIELLENSNEKVQKFKRRLEDLGAMLTKRRKETASIILNTFIKHARDLNLNADLDIVFENSQMTSRGFDKVEIVGRMIKNEPLKPIRNIASGGELSRLMLALELSIASGGVLIFDEIDAGISGETGNKLAEKLKEVSKKYQVIVVTHLPQIAVRADKHFVVTREEEVGIVKELSEKEKIKELKRMVGSEDVLSFIDKVE
- a CDS encoding 16S rRNA (cytosine(967)-C(5))-methyltransferase; this translates as MNDLLIAYRLLRKKFKAGMFSKDFYEAFSYVEEKAFFKDLVYGVLRRQEYLDWVVNKFLRKKDIPPSIRTILRIGAYLILFTNIPNYAVVNETVNLVEKQSFRKLVNAILRNITKIPYLEHPKELYLKYSVPKWLLEYWKKFLPNDYLYSMLEYNLIPIKTSARVNKRKLTREQLNLENIKYTAHSPIGIIFETFNISPWELKEYIKGDITYQSESSQLIPLLIDFNKDEFILDACSAPGGKATEILELSDVKLYVNDIDASRIELVRNQFKRLNLRAEKFTIKDARKLNFDFKFDKILVDAPCSSLGTARRNPEVLRRQSPKNIKFLSSLQKEILTNIWTLLKQKGLLVYSTCTVTYEENTMNVKWLVEEKGGKIIDIRDKLENFKVKYLWDGYGALFYPDENLTPFYVSIILKE
- a CDS encoding zinc metallopeptidase; its protein translation is MFFFDPSFIILIPGLIVALITQAYIQEKFNKYSKIKSSLNMSGAELAKFMLESAGIYDVTIERIPGKLTDHYDPRNKVVRLSSATYSSDSVASLGVVAHEIGHAIQHAKGYIPLVIRNGIAPVVSITSNLSWILFIVGFLFFNIALIRLGIILFSFAVIFSLITLPVEFDASNKAVKILASNLMMPPKELEGVKQVLTAAAMTYVAGTLMAILQLLRMIFLAGLIGGNRD